In the Hevea brasiliensis isolate MT/VB/25A 57/8 chromosome 8, ASM3005281v1, whole genome shotgun sequence genome, attaacgtattttaattttaataaaatattttttattaataacataaaatataaaatatttatttatatctaaaaacttaaaattaattataaaattttctattaacaataataataattttattattttatttatatttttaaaattatttaattatattaaaaaataattattttcttatttcaataatataaatgatataatataaaagattaataattatatatttatttaaataatataatatattaatttaataattatatatttaatataatgtaataaatttataattgtatatttatttaaataataaaataaattatatgatatatacccttattagtcatttcacatctCAACAGCAacaactaaatataattttaccaaacacttaacataaaacaAATTTATCATCACTATCGATTATCACTATCACTAACAAGAATGACTATCAGTATcgattgtattcaacagttaaaccaaacaggccCTAATTCAACTACTTATTAGTAACTTATTTaccttttaatttatataaaaaaacaaattaaataataagtaaataaaagactttagataaaattatttataatttatttgatattattattgaaactgttattaaaaaatattttattaaatatattaattaaattatatgaaaaattattttaaaattatatttaacacattttaatttgtaaaaatttcaaaataattaactttttttttttttagagaaaACTAGGAAATGACATTCCAAGCAAATCAAAGGATAACAATACTCGGATAGAACTTGGAGGCTCAGTCCATAAAGTAGGATTGGCGTAAGAGCAAGCGTCCCTAGCTAGAGCATTGGCCACCTGATTAGCAGACCTACGAGCCTAGAGAGTGAAACCAACTCCTTGGTGTAACAGACTCCAGCAGTCTTGAAGAACATCATGCCACTCGTCAATTCCTTGCGAGTTAGAAGTGATGCCCAACCAACACCCTTTAGCATTTGTCTCCAGCAAGACTTTTGTATAACCTTGCTCTAGAAGCCAACGCAGAGCTGCATGGATAGCTCAAGCAGCTTAGTTGTCCATGTAAGAAATTTTATGATAGGAATGCCCACATATTATCTAAATCTAAAGTGCATCTAACATGAGATTGATCTCATACGAGAATGAATCTAATAACTGTTAGATCAAATATTAATATCAAGATTtgtgtaaaattaattaaaatatatataatgaatacATAAATTTAAATGTAAATACGTAATCTGAAAATTATTAAGCTCGTTATCATATGAGTTTGAACTTTCCATAACCACACCTTTTTCTAATAATTTtctctaaaattttattaaaaaaaatatatagcaataaaaaattcaaattcatataAAATGAACTTAATaactataaaattaaatatttacacataattcttgcattcattatatatattttaattaattttaccttaattttaattaaataattattaaatttattctcatataaAATCTAACATATTTTAGATGCACTCAAAAGGAAATCTCCTTagataaaaaaaatcatatatatatatatatatatatatatttgtgtaatactgtaattattaataattagctTTTTTTAATAGGATTTAGCCTTGTTGGTTTTAATATAGAAGAGTAATCATTAAATTAGTTGACTAATTACGCACCAAAACCATCCGAAAGTCAATGGTAGATGCAAGTATCATACGTGGTAAATTTAGCTCATAAATGCCTCTCACAAACTTGAGTGTGGTTATTATTATGGAAACTAATAGTTTGACTTTTTCAGCGCACATTAAATAAAGCTTATTAGTaagtttataaataaattattatttacaaaaaataatttataatttatgataaataaagattaaaagtaaatttattttaataaaattgacaGAGTGTTACGATTTTTATAAGATTAATTATTGGATATGTTACGGCTTTAATTCAAGTGTTTAATGGATTAATCTAAATAATATAAGAGTGTAAATATGTATttagtaaataattaaatttatgttcaaaatgaaattttattatttttaattaatatatttaaaatattatttttttaaatgacaatgaattttatttttctttatctaAAGAAAATACCACGGATCACCCATCCCAAAGCGAGCGGCAGAAATCGAAGCCAATAGAAAAGCACCAAGTGGCAACACATTGTTCGCAGTACTTTCCTTGTGGACATTACCATAAAAGAACCCTCCAAATTCAGCAACCTCTTTAACGGTCCTAAATTATCCTCAAGAAGATCAACGGACAACCAGAGAGCTAGAGCATCACGCAGCCACGCGTCCGCTTCTCTTGTGAGAAACCACTCTTCTCCAAAACCCACACTCTCCACCCTGCAGTCTTCAAACAGAACAGAAGTCATTTTCTGttaattttcacatttttcttttcccccaaaaaaaaaaaatgaagaaaacctcACTCTTTCTGTGGCCGGATATTTCTCCGGCGATATCTCCGGCGAAGGTAGCTCCGCTTAAACCTCTCTCCCACGCTTCAATTTCCTTTTTCACTCCATTGATATTGTATAATTTGTTCATGAATGTGTACGGACTTTTTTGATATTCCGAAGCTCTCTCTTTCTCTGTAAAAGTGTATAATAGTTTCTATCCAGATCTTTTACTGCATGTTGTGTGCGATCGAAGCTTGACTTTGTCATTCGTTTATTTAAATCGTTAGGTTTTGGTGTTTGTTTTTGTGCAGGTAATTTGAGTAGAAGGAAGCTTTGGAGTGTGTGTATGGTTTTGCATGGCTGGAGCTCGATCTTTATCTATGGCTTCTGTGAGTAAAACGGCGTCCTAAGGTGTACAGTTGGTTCCTTTGGGATAATAGTTCGAGCTTTTGAGTGTGAATCACACTCCTCTGAAGAGGGGAAGCGAGTCAAGTGAGTTGGTTTGTTCGACTCAGTGAGTCTGTGAATTGGATAGCAGCGAAAATGGTAGGCTTGGAACTCTTTATTGAAGCTTTGTGAGTGCAATTGCTGTGTTAAATTTTGTAGCTGGTCATTAACTATTGTATTGTGTGTTCTGCTTTCTATGAATTCTGTTTGTCAATTTAGAATGAAATTAATTTGTGTTAGATTTCTATATTTAAAGTTTCGTACCTGAAATACGTTTTTATCTTATTTATTGGTTGAATTATTTGGTGCAATGGAATGATGTTTTGAGTCTTAATTATGGGAATGATGATTATAAGTGGTCCATTTATCCAACTTCGtaatttgtttatattttatacTTCATCATCTATCGTGTGAAGAGTAAGTGAATGGGTCGACTGATGACTGATTTTACAATTTTCTTTACATTTGCTTTCTggaaatgttgatttcctgttttGATTTAGgagtaagtataaatgagagCTGTAACAACAATCTTATTATgttgagggtttttttttttttttgggcgcgGGGGTGAGGGGAATGCGAGGAGGGAGGGTTGTTTGGTTCTGGGAGAATCCTTAGAGATTCAGAGATATCCTGACCTTTAGAGGACTAAGATGACGCCCTTTATGATCATCTTCTCTCAGTAATTAATTAGATATGCATAATGTCATTACTGGCCATTGAAGGATTCTAGTGGGCCAGTGAAGTTGAAATTTATTCTGGAGTGATTTAAAGAAAAGTAGTGTGTgtgtgtctctctctctctctctctctctctctctctctctctctctctctctctctctatatatatatatatatatatatattagtttgaAGGCAGGAAAATCTGGTGAAGAGATTTGCTTTTTCACAATTGTATTTTGAACCTGTCTTTTGACATAAAAGATTCATATCTCCTAAGAGAGTAAAAATGGTCCCTGTGTGGGAGCATTTTTCCTAATTCATACTCTTATCAACTTTCATAGCCTGCAAGATTTTAGGCCTGTTTGGATTGTTATTTGTAGTTAGTTGTTGGCAATGGAAAGGCGTTTGGAGGCCCAAACTGCTAACAGTTAAAAATTTCAACTTCTAGCATTTTGTTAAAGTTTTGAAATGCCAGTTGTTGGATTTTGAAACATTACTCTAGCTGCTATGATTATCAAACATCTAAAATTAACAGTTGGGGTCCTAAATGCCAACTGTTGGCTCTCAATTGCTTATCCTTCCACCTCCTAAAAATGCCAATGGCTATTTTTACTTTCTTCCACTCGTTTTCAAATCCCTTCAAGTTTAAAAGTCCCAGTAAAGGAGGGCATATTACTGTTTTGCTATGAAGTCATCATATTCGAATTTCAACATTTACAAATATGGGATGAACATCAGTATTCTTCAAAATGCATGGATGAACCTGCTGAAATATCCCTTTGAAGAGCTAAATGTCATAGTTCTATGGCTCAATTGATGGAAGAAGTTCAATGGCAATCTATTGAGCTAAAGTGGAAATTACAAGAAGAGCTCTAACAAGAGTAATTAATTGTTTCCCGGATGTATATGTAGCTTGAACAATGTCAAATATATAGTTTATCAACTATTTAAGGTAAGAGCAAATGTTGAAAGGAACTTGGAGTATGCATTGGTGCAGGCAAGAAAGCTCAACTTCGGTTGGATTGAATGAAACAGTAATATAGGTTCAACTTCAGTGGGATTGGATTTGTTAAGGAGTCAGCTAACATTTACCTCCCTAATATCGTCATACTTAATGTTGTGCCCCTAAGGATGATTGTAATACATTTATTGACTAACCTCTTATTTACCCCTGTAACTTTAATGTACTCTAAAGCATCACATTTACTATTTGATTTGAATATGCAACATGTTCTAGTTTAGAGGTTCCAAGTACATGCATATAAACATGTTGCTACTAGTGTTACCGCCCGACCTTTTGACAATGTGGGTTGCGTGGCTTCATCTTGTACAGGAGGCATTCTGGTGGGCATGCAGGAATGTTGACTACTATTAGTACATCTGTAGAAGTATACTTGGCATTAAGAAATGAAGAAATTAATGTCAATAGATGAAGCACTAGGACATGAAGTATACTAGAGAACATAGAAGAGGGAAATAGAAAAATGAAACTGCAATAACATTCCAACTGCATAAAAAGATTACCTTCATTTTGAACCAAGGAGGCATTCTGGCTGTCATGTGGGAATGTTGACTACTATTAGTACAAGCATACTTGGCATTAACAAATGATGAAATTAATGTCAATAGATGAAGCCCTAGTGCGTAAGGTATACCGGAGAGCACAAAAGAgggaagtagaaaattgaaactGCAATAACATCAATGGGCTGCGTTAAAGATCCACAACATGGTAAAAAAGTGGAAAAGAACAAGTGTTCTTGTAAATGAAGAAATAAAAACACTCCTATAAAATCCTTACATAATCTTAATTGCCTGATGTATTTTTCCATGTAAatctctaacttctttcttttgccTTCAATAATCAAGATGCTTCTAAGGTATTATGCTTTTTTATTGCTAATTTAATTATGGTATAATGAGTGCTGAAAAGTGAAAGAAAATAGAAATTGTATTCCTCTAGTGATCATGCAAATGCGATAAAGAAGGTGGTACATTTTCTTAACATTTGTACGCTTATAGCACAATCATGTATGAATTTGTTTCATCACCATTTTCTCCCTAGTGAGGATACCGAAATGGATCGTCATTATTGAAAAAGTTGAAACTCTAGAATAAATCCAACTTTTCATATACTTTATCATGGGATCCTTTGTCAAGGGTGTAAGGGAAGAATTCACTTAGCTTTTTGCTAATTGCTAATAAATTTCAAAGAAAGGACTGTCACCGTAACTGCTAATTCATTTTTGTGCAAGTGATGACAAGTGCTTCTAGGGATTGTTATCCACTCATGTTGCTAGGATCTTAACTATAGAGCATCCATTTCATAGCTGAAATCACTCTTTCGATGGAGTCAAAGTTTGCAATTGCATCTCGTATGGGTTCCTTTTCACACTAGAAATAACACCTTCATAAGTTTTTCCACCCTAAATTCTGTTGCATCAAGACGTGTACAATTGCTCCTAATTCTTCTCCATAAACTAACTTTGAAATTTCTTGCAACCTATGTAGCAAGGATTGTTCTACTTGTTTGATGAAATAgtgttcctttttctttttcctcaaaTTGATGCTTCTTGGACCCTCTCAATTTTGTATTGTATATTCCTAAAAGATACCTAGAACTTTAGTCTGTTTGGCATTGAAGTTGAAAGttgagactttttttttttaattaattttttatacaaaAGGCAGTTTGAAACTATTATTTAGTTATTAGTGTTTTAATGATCAAAATATATCTAATCTAGCTTAataacaaattttaatttacacTAATCGAAATGTAAAAGATTTTGCTTTTCTCAACAAAAACTACAACAATAATGCCAATCAAACCCTAAAGCAATAGTTTTGGGTTTCAAGTTGTTTTGGTATTTCTTAGATGATTTTGAACAATATTAGATACGTGATATATATGCGTTTTTCTAGTCATACACGTTATATAATAAAACATCTTTTTATTAGATACATGATAAGTTGTGTGTTTCAAggggagcatttgttaaccaaaATCTTGCATCTTTGCAAGATTgttaatgtatatatataaaatcctCTTTGAAGTTGCTTTCCATGCAAAAACTACCTTGAAGGGAGCATATCTCTTCCAAATTCTTGTCCATGAAAATTAAGGATCACATCAAATTTGGGGTTGTTGCTTAATTGACAATAAAATACTTAACATTAAATGGCTAACTTTGCCTTTTTCTTTTGTTGACTAGAGCTTACAGATAGTTTAAGATAGACCTAGGCTCCTAATTCCCAATGATAAAAGTAAAAGATAAATTTTGCATGCATGGCAACATTTTTCTTTATATGGTTCAATGGTGAACTAACCAAATTATCTTTATCTCAAGCTAGCAAAGAATTGGATTGTAATAGAGAATTGTTTCACAATTGTCATATTAAAATAGAATTGCTTCATTAATCCTTGCCTTAAAAAGCACAAAGGAGAAAAAGATTTTCTCACCCTCTTTAATTTTTTCCCCCTCATTAATTTAGTATGATTACTTAACCCAAAGGAGCATTTAGCGAATAAGAAAAGGAATTCGTTTTGTCCCTGTCTTATGAAATGGGCTACTTGATGATCCCTTCCTAGTTCCTAGTTGGTCATATTCAAACTCGTCATCCTCGTTTGTACAATCCTTCTTAATTTGTTCTCTAGATATTGACCTATTGAACTTGGGAGGGGAAAAGGGACTATGACAAAGCAGGATGTTGGAGGAGGTTTTTCTTAACACAAATAAGTCTCTTCCCCTAGATAGTGCCTCCTCCCATTAGCCTTTTCTTGAACTTCTCCTTAATAGGATCCAATGGATTTTGCCTCAAGATAAACTTCTTTAAGACCTAAATAAGTCAAAAGGTTGGCATCCTACATAACAGTTTTAATAAATTGCCATCAGTATCTTTATTAGTGCAACCTATATTTTTCCCTACTCCCTTTAAGCTCAGAAGGCTCAAAGCAAAGTGAAACATACTGATGGCATTGTCAAAAGACTCAGACTCCTCACAACAAAATATAATAATGTCTCAGGACAAATGAATACAAGACATTGTGATTGCCCTATTCTCCTAATTTGTTTGAAGAGTCCTCAATAGTCTTTTTCTTTCACCATCTTCCGTATTTTTGCTTAGGACCTCCATTAGATTAGAACCAAATAAAATGGTAAGGGATAAGGGATATTACTTCATTGCTTAATTAACAACCTTATTTCTTCGTTCTTTGTAGTAGATAGGAGAATTTCGAGTATGGACAATTATAAAGTTCTTTCGTAACTTTTTTATTCAACTTACAAATAAACTCCTTTTCCTCGGTGATTCTATTTGAAAATCGTTGAGATCCATTTAAAgttgaggtttttgtttggtcAGTTGTCCTTAGTGGGATAAGATTTGTTGCACATAAGTAGACCTATTAAAGCTCTATCACTGGATGTTTATGTTATGTATTTCTTCTACTAAAACTTACATTCACTTCTTTGCTTTGCTCTCTTCCCTGGCCAATTTGGAATTGATTTTTTGGTTTCTTTAGGGAATAGTTTCTCCTCCAAgcttggaagaaatattgaaattGATGTTTAGGTATTTGTAAAGAAGGGGATGCTGGAAATTCTGAAATTGGAAGGACGATAGGATTTGTAGACATCTAGTTTTActtgtgtgggtgttatgggaATTTCCTTGCCTTCTTAATTTCAATATGGGTTAATGATAATGGGTTTGGCTATATTCAACAATATGGGAGAGCTTTTCTTCTTCTATTCCTCTTCCTTTGGCAATTATTTAGAAGATGGTATGTTACTCTTCTTTTGTAATCATTTCCTCTTTATTCTATCAATAAATTCCTTgtttttctgaaaaaaaaaattgccgaTACTGGATAGGAAAAGTAGGTTTACAATTACATCATAGATTCCTAAAATGCTCATCCTCTCTAGGACACAAATGGAAACTCCAACATTCAGTTTCATTAGCCTTCTCCATATAAAGGTTAGAGATCACCCTTTTCTCCTGTTCCTTAACTTCGCTAGCAATCAATGATCTGCATTTATGCTTTGTCTCCCTTCCGTAAAAGCATATTAAAAAAGCCATGCAAAACTTGCAACTTGTGTGGAAATTAATCACCTCCAGGACCCTCATTTAGTAAATTATTTTTGTCAACCCTAAGAGGACTCTGAATCTTTCTCTGAGTAACTGTTGTGTCAGCGAGAGTACAACATCTTTTTTGCTTGAAATGGTTGAGAAATGGATCCCATAGCCTGTATCAAACATTTCATAGGCAGCTTCACAGCTacaattcttgaaaatttttatcCATGATGCGAGAATCAAACCTCAGTTCATTATAAGTGATTATATTTTTGTTGTTTTCAATTCATTGAGTTGATAAGCTTTGTAGTGTTGCTTTCTACATGAGATGTCAAACCAATTCTATGTAAGTGTCTATGTGATTTCTACAAGGTTGATGCTGCTGGTAATGCAATGAGGTACAGGTAGTAATACATGGAAGCCCTCATATTTATGTGAGGAAACAAAgggaaatctttttttttttttttttgttccttttAAGGTGCTAAATCAGACAATTTTTTTAGCTTCAAAATGAATGTGAAGTTGCACCCAACAATAAGTCTATTTGTAAAGAAAACATCCATTGCTTTGCTCCTGCAGCTTATATTTTAGAAAGATGCGCCATAAAACCTTAAAAATGAAAAATCTTGATCCTTAGGTAAATCTAATCCTCAATGAATTAACTAATTTAGATACGATAAATAATTATCCTGAATATAGCCTTAAACTTCTTGTCAATAGGATCCCATAAGTGTGATCATATGTTCATAGTTGCATTAAAAGATGTGTTATAAAACCACAAACATACTCATCCAATCCTTTTCTTATGTCTGGAACACACAGTCAGAGTCAAAACTTTGTCTGTTTCTGGTATCCATGgtgaaaattcaaactaatgtCTTCATGGACGACTAATTAGTAGGGCTTACACAAACTTGCACATTGATGCTCGTAggtaagtgtgtgtgtgtgtaattcCAAAATAAGCAAATTAAATATATTGCACTATTTgtgaattaaacattaaaatggaATCTGATTTTATGTGGATCTACTAGTGTAGTGTTCTTGTTGTGCCACATGTTGGCATGTTCCTCAAATGATTCTCGGGAAAGAATTTCTTTCATCGGTTATGTTTAACTTTGAAGTGGCAGAGGATGTTTTCCTGTATCTTCATAAACATTATGTTGAGTTACATGAtcgtattttggtattttatttttcaatagttGAATGAGAGATTGATAATATTGCTAATACAAGTATAGGACTGATGAAAATTAACCTGCATAGGTTAGTCTCAGAGAAAAATTGTGGATTTAAAATCTGTTGCCTCTAAAATTGCATTGAAAAGCAAGTGCCTCTAGTTAACTCATGTCCTTGTGGTGATTATGGTCCATTATTCTGTTAACAAATGAAGCATGAGTTGGATTGTTTCATATTTTTCCAATTATAATTCCCCTCTTTGTATTAACCTGTGAAATTTTGATTCTCAGTTTCTGTTCTTAGCAACTTTTGCTGCTTTAAGTTTGCAACTTATGTCACTCAATTGGAGACTTGTTTTGCGTAATTGTTTCTGCAGTCTTTCCAGCACAAAAGCTTTTGGATGTCAAGAGAAGCAGGGTGTCTAACTGATGGAGAGATAGGTTATGATAGTTCCACAAGAATTGAACCAAAGCGTGGACATCAGTGGTTTATGGATACCAGTGGACCAGAATTATTCAGCAACAAAAAGCAAGCAATTGAAGCTGTTGGTAATAGGCCAGTTTTGGGAACTTCTCACATGAACATTTCTCCATGGCATAATGCTTCCAGTTTTCAATCAGTTTCAGGGCAATTCAGTGACCGCCTGTTTGGGTCTGAGGCTGTGCGGACCGGCAATATGGTTGAAAGAAATGTTCCTTCTGCTGCTGGTGGAAATATGAACATAAATATGGGAAGAAAGGATTTCAATGATCAATATGGTAGCAATTCCTCTATGGGTTTATCTATGTCTCATTCCATTGAGGATCCCTCGGGATGTTTCAGTTTTGGTGGAATCAGAAAAGTTAAAATCAATCAAGTTAGGGACTCCAGCAATGACATTTCTGCATCCATGGGGCACTCCTATAGTCAAGGAGAAAACAATGAAATTTCAATAGGCACTACCTATAGTAAGCATGAAAGCAATGCCATATCTTTGGGTCCAACTTATAATAATGGGGAGGCGAATACCATTTCAGTTGGTGCCGACTTCAGCAAGGCAGATGGCAATTTCATTTCAATGGGCCAAACCTTCAACAAGGGGGGTGAAAATTTCATATCGATGAGACACAATTATAACAAGGGAGATGACAATATCTTATCAATGGGTCAGACCTTTGACAAGGGGGACGCCAACTTTATCACAATGGGTCAATCATATGAAAAGGAAGATAGCAATGTCATATCAATGGCTCATTCCTTTAGCAAGGGTCATGAAAATTTCATTTCAATGGGATCCACCTATGATAAAGCAAATGAGAATTTCATTTCTATGGGTCCCACTCCCTCCTATAGCAAGGGAGATGATAGTATCATATCCATTGGTTCCAGCTATGACAAGGCAGATTCCATCATAACTTCCATCTGTTCTGCCCAGGACAAAGAAGATTCCAATATTCTATCCATGGATCACAACTTTAACAAAGGTGAGAACAATACCATATCTTTTGGAGGCTTTCATGATGAACCAGATGCAAATCCTTCTGGCACTATTATTAGTGGATATGATGTGTTAATGGGTAATCAGAACTCAGCTCAAACTTCAGGAGTACCTGCCCCAAAAGATATTGTTCAGTCAAA is a window encoding:
- the LOC110640170 gene encoding uncharacterized protein LOC110640170 isoform X1; this translates as MSFQHKSFWMSREAGCLTDGEIGYDSSTRIEPKRGHQWFMDTSGPELFSNKKQAIEAVGNRPVLGTSHMNISPWHNASSFQSVSGQFSDRLFGSEAVRTGNMVERNVPSAAGGNMNINMGRKDFNDQYGSNSSMGLSMSHSIEDPSGCFSFGGIRKVKINQVRDSSNDISASMGHSYSQGENNEISIGTTYSKHESNAISLGPTYNNGEANTISVGADFSKADGNFISMGQTFNKGGENFISMRHNYNKGDDNILSMGQTFDKGDANFITMGQSYEKEDSNVISMAHSFSKGHENFISMGSTYDKANENFISMGPTPSYSKGDDSIISIGSSYDKADSIITSICSAQDKEDSNILSMDHNFNKGENNTISFGGFHDEPDANPSGTIISGYDVLMGNQNSAQTSGVPAPKDIVQSNANPTVNNAPKANSKFDMAPKSKDAKTSKKVPPNNFPSNVKSLSSTGMLDGVPVKYVSWSREKNLKGIIKGTGYLCGCQECNFSKALNAYEFERHASCKTKHPNNHIYFENGKTIYAVVQELKNTPQEMLFDAIQNMTGSPINQKNFRSWKASYQAATRELQRIYGKDEVAMPS
- the LOC110640170 gene encoding uncharacterized protein LOC110640170 isoform X2, whose protein sequence is MSFQHKSFWMSREAGCLTDGEIGYDSSTRIEPKRGHQWFMDTSGPELFSNKKQAIEAVGNRPVLGTSHMNISPWHNASSFQSVSGQFSDRLFGSEAVRTGNMVERNVPSAAGGNMNINMGRKDFNDQYGSNSSMGLSMSHSIEDPSGCFSFGGIRKVKINQVRDSSNDISASMGHSYSQGENNEISIGTTYSKHESNAISLGPTYNNGEANTISVGADFSKADGNFISMGQTFNKGGENFISMRHNYNKGDDNILSMGQTFDKGDANFITMGQSYEKEDSNVISMAHSFSKGHENFISMGSTYDKANENFISMGPTPSYSKGDDSIISIGSSYDKADSIITSICSAQDKEDSNILSMDHNFNKGVPAPKDIVQSNANPTVNNAPKANSKFDMAPKSKDAKTSKKVPPNNFPSNVKSLSSTGMLDGVPVKYVSWSREKNLKGIIKGTGYLCGCQECNFSKALNAYEFERHASCKTKHPNNHIYFENGKTIYAVVQELKNTPQEMLFDAIQNMTGSPINQKNFRSWKASYQAATRELQRIYGKDEVAMPS